Proteins found in one Silene latifolia isolate original U9 population unplaced genomic scaffold, ASM4854445v1 scaffold_20.1, whole genome shotgun sequence genomic segment:
- the LOC141638453 gene encoding uncharacterized protein LOC141638453: MDVNVFKDWSISTNSHLHKGGRIWVMWKPSMVDIMFLEYHAQYVHMEVIEKASQCSFMVTMIYASNDLKEREELWGSLRRIAIGIVVPWVIGGDFNCVTQSSERLGGRVTDAETEPFKNCIEDCGFLDMQATGAYYTWNNKQKVESRTYSRLDRVFHNREWMRAKPGYFANFLPEGNFDHTPFIIREKVKYSSSRRPFKYFNMWSRAPNFREVVNKGWNHLIQGTQMFQLIQEALIQQPGDQELIQQEHAANENAQILQTAKTEYLKQKAKAHWLSEGDSNTSYFHGIIKARRHSNSIYQIKDHERQLHKEEKDIQQAFLKYYQMLPGSKSNTIQVNEAIVRKGSLCNEDHA, from the exons ATGGATGTGAATGTTTTTAAGGATTGGAGTATCTCAACGAATTCCCATCTTCACAAAGGGGGAAGGATCTGGGTCATGTGGAAGCCTAGTATGGTGGATATTATGTTCCTAGAGTATCATGCTCAATATGTTCATATGGAGGTTATAGAGAAAGCTTCCCAGTGTTCCTTTATGGTGACTATGATATATGCATCTAACGATTTAAAGGAAAGGGAGGAGCTTTGGGGGAGTCTGAGGAGAATTGCCATTGGAATAGTGGTACCATGGGTGATTGGAGGGGATTTTAATTGTGTGACCCAAAGTTCTGAGAGGCTTGGAGGTAGGGTTACAGATGCTGAAACTGAACCCTTTAAGAATTGCATAGAGGATTGTGGTTTCCTGGATATGCAAGCTACTGGTGCCTACTACACTTGGAACAACAAGCAAAAGGTTGAGTCAAGAACTTACAGTAGACTTGATAGGGTATTCCATAATAGGGAGTGGATGAGAGCTAAGCCGggctattttgctaattttcTGCCTGAGGGGAATTTTGATCATACTCCTTTCATAATTCGAGAGAAAGTTAAATATTCAAGCTCAAGAAGACcctttaaatattttaatatgtggagtaGAGCTCCTAACTTCAGGGAGGTGGTGAATAAGGGATGGAATCATTTAATTCAGGGAACCCAAATGTTTCAGCTT ATTCAGGAAGCATTAATTCAGCAGCCTGGAGATCAGGAATTAATACAACAAGAACATGCTGCTAATGAGAATGCTCAAATTCTTCAAACAGCCAAGACTGAATATTTGAAACAAAAAGCCAAGGCTCACTGGTTGTCTGAGGGAGACTCAAATACTTCTTATTTTCATGGTATTATTAAGGCTAGGAGACACTCCAATTCTATATATCAAATTAAAGATCATGAGAGGCAGTTACACAAGGAGGAAAAGGATATTCAGCAAGCTTTTCTGAAATATTACCAGATGTTACCGGGTTCCAAGAGTAACACCATTCAAGTGAATGAAGCCATTGTCAGGAAAGGTTCTCTTTGCAACGAAGACCATGCTTAG